GGGAGGCCAGAAAGACAATGGCGATCATTTTAATCATAGCGCCATATAAGGTATTCATCATGGCTGTTTTAGCCAAATCCAATCCTTGCAAGGCAGCTTGCAGAGGACCTTGAAAATACAACAGCAGAAAGAAGGGGGCCAACAGCTGCAAAAATTTTGCTGCCTCCGGGGTGTCATAGATCACGGTCGTTAACGGTCCGGCAAAAAAGAACATGATCACCGTGCTGGGGGCCCCGCAAATCAAGGCAATGCGCAGGGCTTGGTACAGACGGCGGTGAATCAGGGCGTAATTATGCCTTGCCCGGGCCTCGCTGATGGCAGGAACCAGCGAAACAGACAGCGAATATGTGATAAACATGGGTAACATGACTAATGGAATGGCATAGCCGGACAGCAATCCATACTGTGCTGTGGCGACGGAAGTGGCCACTCCCGCTATTGCCAGGCTTTGGGCCACAAGGATTGGCTCAAATGTCCAGGACAAGGAACCAATCAATCCGCTGCCTGTAGCCGGTAAGCCGATGCGCAACAAATCTTGCAAAGTTTCTTTCCCTTTTTGCAATTGGGCAAAAAATCCGGTGCGGATTCTGAATTCTTTTTTTCTTTTACTATATTTAAAAGTGGTTAACAGGTAGATGAGGGCAGCAGCTTCGCCGATGACCACACTTATCATGGCTCCTGCTGCCGCAAATTCAAGCCCGTAAGGCAAAAGCATCGTGGACAGCAAGACAACCAGACTGATGCGCACCACCTGTTCAATCACCTGGGCGTAGGCCGAAGGGCGCATGTTTTGTCTGCCTTGAAAATACCCTTTTATCACAGAGGAGATGGCCACAATGGGGATGATGGGTGTAATCGCAATCAGTGGCCAGTACGCCCGTTCGTCTGTCAAAAACCAGGATGAGATCATTTTGGCCCCCAGAATGGTGAGCACCGTAAAGATGACGCTTAAGATGGCGGTGATGGCCAGAGAAACAACGAGAATGCGTTTGATGCGGAGGCGATCCCCTTGTGCTTCCGCTTCAGCCACCAGTTTAGAGATGGCTACGGGCAGCCCCAACCTGGTCAGTGTAATGACCAAAATTAAAATGGGAACGGCCATCATATATAAGCCGACACCTTCAGGCCCTAATATACGGGCCATCACAATTCTGTTGACAAACCCTAATAGTTTAGTAACAAAACCTGCCAGGATGAGAATGATTGCACCTTGAATAAAACTTTGTTTGCCCATTCCTCTGGTCCCTTCTTTCAAAAAAACTCTTGTCCTTTTTTAAAACTATCTATATGCTAGAAGGGACTGAGAGCATGACCAAAAGTAAGAAAAGGGGTTTAGCATGAGCGAACTGAAGGACCAACTCATCTCTTTTATCACCAATGCACTTGATGCCTTGC
The sequence above is a segment of the Caldalkalibacillus thermarum genome. Coding sequences within it:
- the spoVB gene encoding stage V sporulation protein B; translated protein: MGKQSFIQGAIILILAGFVTKLLGFVNRIVMARILGPEGVGLYMMAVPILILVITLTRLGLPVAISKLVAEAEAQGDRLRIKRILVVSLAITAILSVIFTVLTILGAKMISSWFLTDERAYWPLIAITPIIPIVAISSVIKGYFQGRQNMRPSAYAQVIEQVVRISLVVLLSTMLLPYGLEFAAAGAMISVVIGEAAALIYLLTTFKYSKRKKEFRIRTGFFAQLQKGKETLQDLLRIGLPATGSGLIGSLSWTFEPILVAQSLAIAGVATSVATAQYGLLSGYAIPLVMLPMFITYSLSVSLVPAISEARARHNYALIHRRLYQALRIALICGAPSTVIMFFFAGPLTTVIYDTPEAAKFLQLLAPFFLLLYFQGPLQAALQGLDLAKTAMMNTLYGAMIKMIAIVFLASRPSLGIYGAALAININVCLVTLLHFFSIVKVMKGFSIHVQDIVKTGLAMAMMAAGGVYGFDWLQRELGLSLLWALVLTLLFAGWLYFLSLIALKMVGRQDMERIPIIGKHIAPIFPRR